A single genomic interval of Pyrus communis chromosome 7, drPyrComm1.1, whole genome shotgun sequence harbors:
- the LOC137739477 gene encoding 2-methylene-furan-3-one reductase-like produces the protein MAAAVASSDSVSIPSVNKAWVYPEYGKSADVLKFDPNVPVPEIKEDQVLIKVVAASLNPVDFKRMLGYFKDYDSSPPTVPGYDVAGVVVKVGSQVTKFKVGDEVYGDLNEKPLTKPKRIGSLAEYTAAEERVLALKPKNLSFVEAASLPLAIETAYEGLERVEFSAGKSILVLGGAGGVGTHVIQLAKHVFGASKVAATASTKKLDLLRSLGADLAIDYTKENFEDLREKFDVVYNAVGETDRAVKAVKEGGKVLTIVRPVAPPAILFLLTSTGTVLEKLKPYLESGKVKPVLDPTGPYPFSKTVEAFAYLETSRATGKVVVYPIP, from the exons ATGGCGGCTGCTGTAGCTTCAAGTGATTCAGTTTCCATACCATCTGTAAACAAGGCGTGGGTGTACCCAGAGTACGGAAAGTCTGCAGATGTTTTGAAGTTCGATCCGAATGTTCCTGTTCCTGAAATAAAGGAAGACCAGGTGCTGATCAAGGTGGTTGCTGCATCTCTCAACCCAGTCGATTTCAAAAGGATGCTTGGCTACTTCAAGGACTATGACTCTTCACCCCCT ACGGTTCCAGGGTATGATGTTGCTGGTGTGGTGGTGAAAGTAGGAAGCCAGGTGACAAAGTTTAAGGTAGGGGATGAAGTATATGGGGATCTCAACGAGAAGCCTCTCACTAAGCCGAAAAGGATCGGATCTTTGGCCGAGTACACTGCTGCAGAAGAAAGAGTGTTGGCTCTCAAGCCAAAAAATCTGAGTTTTGTTGAAGCTGCTAGCCTTCCCCTGGCCATTGAGACTGCCTATGAAGGGCTCGAACGAGTTGAATTCTCTGCTGGTAAATCCATCCTTGTTTTGGGAGGCGCTGGGGGAGTCGGAACACATGTTATTCAG CTAGCAAAGCATGTGTTTGGTGCTTCAAAAGTAGCAGCTACAGCGAGCACGAAAAAACTTGATCTTTTGAGAAGCTTGGGTGCTGATTTGGCTATTGATTACACCAAGGAGAACTTCGAAGACCTGCGCGAGAAATTTGATGTGGTTTATAATGCAGTTG gGGAGACTGACAGGGCAGTGAAGGCGGTGAAGGAAGGCGGGAAGGTATTGACAATTGTACGTCCAGTAGCGCCACCGGCAATCCTATTTTTGCTGACTTCAACCGGAACTGTATTAGAGAAACTGAAGCCTTACTTGGAGAGTGGGAAGGTGAAGCCGGTGCTTGATCCCACTGGCCCGTATCCATTTTCGAAGACTGTTGAAGCATTTGCCTATCTTGAAACCTCCAGAGCTACCGGAAAGGTGGTTGTGTATCCCATCCCATGA
- the LOC137739272 gene encoding 2-methylene-furan-3-one reductase-like: MAAVASSDSVSVPSVNKVLIKVVAASLNSVDLKRMLGYFKDYDSSPPTVPGYDVAGVVVRVGSQVTKFKVGHEVYGDLNEKAIDNPKKIGSLAEYTAAEERVIALKPKNLSFVEAASLPLAIETAYEGLERAEFSAGEIDRAVKAVKAGGKVLTIVRPVAPPAFLFMMTSTGTVLEKLKPYLESGKVRPVLDSTGPYPFSKTVEAIAYLETSRPTGKGGCV, from the exons ATGGCGGCTGTAGCTTCAAGTGATTCAGTTTCCGTACCATCTGTAAACAAG GTGCTGATCAAGGTGGTTGCTGCATCCCTCAACTCAGTTGATTTGAAAAGGATGCTTGGCTACTTCAAGGACTATGACTCTTCCCCCCCT ACAGTTCCAGGGTATGATGTTGCTGGTGTGGTGGTGAGAGTAGGAAGCCAAGTGACAAAGTTTAAGGTGGGGCATGAAGTATATGGGGATCTCAATGAGAAGGCTATCGATAACCCAAAAAAGATCGGATCTTTGGCTGAGTACACTGCTGCGGAAGAAAGAGTGATAGCTCTCAAGCCCAAAAATCTGAGTTTCGTTGAAGCTGCTAGCCTTCCTCTGGCCATTGAGACTGCCTATGAAGGGCTCGAACGAGCTGAATTCTCTGCCG gGGAGATTGACAGGGCAGTGAAGGCGGTGAAGGCAGGCGGGAAGGTATTGACAATTGTACGTCCAGTAGCGCCACCGGCATTCCTATTTATGATGACTTCAACCGGAACTGTATTAGAGAAACTGAAGCCTTACTTGGAGAGTGGGAAGGTGAGGCCGGTGCTTGATTCCACCGGCCCGTATCCATTTTCGAAGACTGTTGAAGCAATTGCCTATCTTGAAACCTCCAGACCTACCGGAAAGGGTGGTTGT GTGTGA
- the LOC137739392 gene encoding 2-methylene-furan-3-one reductase, producing the protein MAAAVASSDSVSIPSVNKAWVYSEYGKSADVLKFDPNVPVPEIKEDQVLIKVVAASLNPVDFKRMLGYFKDTDSSPPTVPGYDVAGVVVKVGSKVTKFKVGDEVYGDLNEKALDKPKKIGSLAEYTAAEERVLALKPKNLSFVEAASLPLAIETAYEGLERVEFSAGKSILVLGGAGGVGTHVIQLAKHVFGASKVAATASTKKLDLLRSLGADLAIDYTKENFEDLPEKFDVVYDAVGETDRAVKAVKEGGKVVTIVGPVTPPAIIFILTSTGTVLEKLKPYLESGKVRPVLDPTGPYPFSKTVEAFAYLETSRATGKVIVYPIP; encoded by the exons ATGGCGGCTGCTGTAGCTTCAAGTGATTCAGTTTCCATACCATCTGTAAACAAGGCGTGGGTGTACTCAGAGTACGGAAAGTCTGCAGATGTTTTGAAGTTCGATCCGAATGTTCCTGTTCCTGAAATAAAGGAAGACCAGGTGCTGATCAAGGTGGTTGCTGCATCTCTCAACCCAGTTGATTTCAAAAGGATGCTTGGCTACTTCAAGGACACTGACTCTTCACCCCCT ACAGTTCCAGGGTATGATGTTGCTGGTGTGGTGGTGAAAGTGGGAAGCAAGGTGACAAAGTTTAAGGTGGGGGATGAAGTATATGGGGATCTCAACGAGAAGGCTCTCGATAAGCCGAAAAAGATCGGATCTTTGGCCGAGTACACTGCTGCAGAAGAAAGAGTGTTGGCTCTCAAGCCAAAAAATCTGAGTTTTGTTGAAGCTGCTAGCCTTCCCCTGGCCATTGAGACCGCCTATGAAGGGCTCGAACGAGTTGAATTCTCTGCCGGTAAATCCATCCTTGTTTTGGGAGGCGCTGGGGGAGTCGGAACACATGTTATTCAG CTAGCAAAGCATGTGTTTGGTGCTTCAAAAGTAGCAGCTACAGCGAGCACGAAAAAACTCGACCTTTTGAGAAGCTTGGGTGCTGATTTGGCTATTGATTACACCAAGGAGAACTTCGAAGACCTGCCCGAGAAATTCGATGTGGTTTATGATGCAGTTG GGGAGACTGACAGGGCGGTGAAGGCGGTGAAGGAAGGCGGGAAGGTTGTGACAATCGTAGGTCCAGTAACGCCACCGGCAATCATATTTATACTGACTTCAACCGGAACTGTATTAGAGAAACTGAAGCCTTACTTGGAGAGTGGGAAGGTGAGGCCGGTGCTTGATCCCACCGGCCCGTATCCATTTTCGAAGACTGTTGAAGCATTTGCCTATCTTGAAACCTCCAGAGCTACCGGAAAGGTGATTGTGTATCCCATCCCATGA
- the LOC137739583 gene encoding 2-methylene-furan-3-one reductase-like has protein sequence MAAAVASSDSVSIPSVNKAWVYSEYGKSADVLKFDPNVPVPEIKEDQVLIKVVAASLNPADFKRMLGYFKDTDSSPPTVPGYDVAGVVVKVGRQVTKFKVGDEVYGDLNEKALDKPKKIGSLAEYTAAEERVLALKPKNLSFVEAASLPLAIETAYEGLERVEFSAGNSILVLGGAGGVGTHVIQLAKHVFGASKVAATASTKKLDLLRSLGVDLAIDYTKENFEDLPEKFDVVYDAVGETDRAVKAVKEGGKVVTIVGPVTPPAIIFILTSTGTVLEKLKPYLESGKVKPVLDPTGPYPFSKTVEAFAYLETSRATGKVVVYPIP, from the exons ATGGCGGCTGCTGTAGCTTCAAGTGATTCAGTTTCCATACCATCTGTAAACAAGGCGTGGGTGTACTCAGAGTACGGAAAGTCTGCAGATGTTTTGAAGTTCGATCCGAATGTTCCTGTTCCTGAAATAAAGGAAGACCAGGTGCTGATCAAGGTGGTTGCTGCATCTCTCAACCCAGCTGATTTCAAAAGGATGCTTGGCTACTTCAAGGACACTGACTCTTCACCCCCT ACAGTTCCAGGGTATGATGTTGCTGGTGTGGTGGTGAAAGTAGGAAGACAGGTGACAAAGTTTAAGGTGGGGGATGAAGTATATGGGGATCTCAACGAGAAGGCTCTCGATAAGCCGAAAAAGATCGGATCCTTGGCCGAGTACACTGCTGCAGAAGAAAGAGTGTTAGCTCTTAAGCCCAAAAATCTGAGTTTTGTTGAAGCTGCTAGCCTTCCCCTTGCCATTGAGACTGCCTATGAAGGGCTCGAACGAGTTGAATTCTCTGCCGGTAATTCCATCCTTGTTTTGGGAGGCGCTGGGGGAGTCGGAACACATGTTATTCAG CTAGCAAAGCATGTGTTTGGTGCTTCAAAAGTAGCAGCTACAGCGAGCACGAAAAAACTCGACCTTTTGAGAAGCTTGGGTGTTGATTTGGCTATTGATTACACCAAGGAGAACTTCGAAGACCTGCCCGAGAAATTCGATGTGGTTTATGATGCAGTTG ggGAGACTGACAGGGCGGTGAAGGCGGTGAAGGAAGGCGGGAAGGTTGTGACAATCGTAGGTCCAGTAACGCCACCGGCAATCATATTTATACTGACTTCAACCGGAACTGTATTAGAGAAACTGAAGCCTTACTTGGAGAGTGGGAAGGTGAAGCCAGTGCTTGATCCCACCGGCCCGTATCCATTTTCGAAGACCGTTGAAGCATTTGCCTATCTTGAAACCTCCAGGGCTACCGGAAAGGTGGTTGTGTATCCCATTCCATGA